A window of the Acidobacteriota bacterium genome harbors these coding sequences:
- a CDS encoding ATP-dependent DNA helicase, with the protein MRVDWESRTVHCSVGELVRAAAKERASGLPRSAGFRRMWLGQELHLQRAAERAMADPHYRSEVSVAREVEHAGWTIRIAGRIDGLSHDPARGVTVVEEVKSLHFTREMPNLERSGQMQEHLYQLMLYALFLSFDEDHAGTTFYPQLVLTDLASDRIRIIPAPWDPEEVGRAFEQSLEALTAKLESQRLMFAARRELAANLPFPHERPRRQQGAMIDAVARAMEQGEVLMVSAPTGIGKTAAALYPALRDALQHGRKLYFLTSKTLQQEMAVEALDRMNDGTFRVLRIRAKKKMCAHDQMICHEDYCPFARRYGEKMDRSGLLEHLVSTHAYLDPDTIFESARAVEVCPFEVTMEIIEHADVIVCDYNYIFDPWLSLSSFRERTALEDPILIVDEAHNLVSRARGYFSPELSDRMLRDVASHLALRPGAGLEGWEELVEDLSGEIRRLVEELELHREETPKSHDLIALCEPDVRLFRRQLIDWERLVLQYIEWKIASSIADEEDPVMNFYWELVRFTELLEEDPEVFARIIQRTSDTTSVRIFCKDPSRHLSEVLETSHATVLMSATLEPFEFHERTIGVPRHRAATLALPSPFPAENRKILVVPSIDTTWKRRSESYDRVATLVTGIADAAGGNTLALFPSYDYLTRVAEQIPPTRANVEIQRSDMTEWERRTLLDVMRDRSRTTLVLAVSGGMYAEGVDYRGEMLKCVVVVGPSLPTVSFEQKLLEAYYQEHFEAGFEYAFLIPGMTRVVQSAGRVIRSETDTGVIVLMCRRFMRHQYNRLFPTHWYDSSPSELVSRSPEADVARFTERINQPQMRLFS; encoded by the coding sequence ATGCGTGTCGACTGGGAGTCGCGGACGGTCCACTGCTCGGTCGGCGAGCTCGTGCGCGCCGCCGCAAAAGAACGTGCTTCGGGACTTCCCCGCTCCGCCGGGTTCCGCAGGATGTGGCTCGGCCAGGAGCTGCATCTCCAGCGCGCCGCGGAGAGGGCGATGGCCGATCCGCATTACCGCAGCGAGGTCTCCGTCGCCCGGGAGGTCGAGCATGCAGGCTGGACGATCCGCATCGCCGGCCGGATCGACGGCCTCTCGCATGACCCCGCGCGCGGCGTGACCGTCGTCGAAGAGGTCAAGAGTCTCCATTTCACACGCGAAATGCCGAACCTCGAGCGCTCCGGCCAGATGCAGGAGCACCTCTACCAGCTGATGCTCTATGCGCTCTTCCTCTCGTTCGACGAGGATCATGCGGGAACGACCTTCTATCCGCAGCTCGTTCTGACCGATCTCGCGAGCGACCGGATCCGGATCATTCCGGCGCCGTGGGACCCGGAGGAAGTCGGGCGCGCCTTCGAGCAGTCGCTGGAAGCGCTCACCGCGAAGCTCGAGTCCCAGCGGCTGATGTTCGCCGCCCGGCGCGAGCTCGCCGCCAATCTCCCCTTCCCGCACGAACGACCCCGGCGCCAACAGGGTGCAATGATCGACGCTGTGGCGCGTGCCATGGAGCAGGGAGAGGTGCTGATGGTCTCGGCCCCGACCGGTATCGGGAAAACGGCCGCCGCGCTCTACCCCGCTCTCCGGGATGCTCTGCAGCACGGGCGCAAGCTCTACTTCCTCACATCCAAAACGCTCCAGCAGGAAATGGCCGTCGAAGCGCTCGACAGGATGAACGACGGAACGTTTCGCGTGCTCCGGATCAGGGCGAAGAAGAAGATGTGCGCTCACGATCAGATGATCTGTCACGAGGACTACTGTCCGTTCGCGAGGCGGTACGGCGAGAAGATGGATCGGAGCGGCCTGCTCGAGCATCTCGTTTCCACTCACGCCTACCTCGACCCCGACACGATCTTCGAATCCGCCCGGGCGGTCGAGGTCTGCCCGTTCGAGGTGACCATGGAGATCATCGAGCACGCCGACGTCATCGTCTGCGACTACAACTACATCTTCGATCCCTGGCTGAGCCTCTCCTCGTTCCGCGAACGAACTGCGCTCGAGGACCCGATCCTGATCGTCGACGAAGCACACAATCTCGTCTCACGGGCGCGCGGCTACTTCTCGCCCGAGCTGTCCGATCGGATGTTGCGCGACGTCGCCTCGCATCTGGCGCTACGCCCGGGTGCCGGACTCGAAGGATGGGAGGAGCTCGTCGAAGATCTCTCCGGCGAGATCCGGCGGCTGGTCGAAGAGCTCGAGCTCCACCGGGAAGAGACTCCGAAGAGCCACGATCTGATCGCGCTCTGTGAGCCCGACGTCCGGCTCTTCCGGCGACAGCTCATCGACTGGGAGCGGCTCGTCCTTCAGTACATCGAGTGGAAGATCGCCAGCTCGATCGCCGACGAAGAGGATCCCGTCATGAACTTCTACTGGGAGCTCGTCCGGTTCACCGAGCTCCTCGAGGAAGACCCGGAGGTCTTCGCCCGCATCATCCAGCGGACCAGCGACACGACCTCCGTGCGGATATTCTGCAAGGATCCGTCGCGCCACCTCTCAGAGGTTCTCGAAACCTCGCATGCGACAGTGCTGATGTCGGCAACGCTCGAGCCGTTCGAGTTTCACGAGCGGACGATCGGTGTTCCGCGCCATCGGGCGGCCACGCTCGCGCTTCCTTCTCCCTTTCCGGCGGAGAACCGGAAGATCCTGGTCGTCCCATCGATCGACACCACATGGAAGCGGCGCTCCGAGTCGTACGATCGCGTGGCGACTCTCGTCACCGGGATCGCCGACGCCGCCGGGGGCAACACTCTCGCGCTCTTCCCGAGCTACGACTACCTGACGCGAGTCGCCGAACAGATTCCGCCGACGCGCGCGAACGTCGAGATTCAACGCTCCGACATGACCGAATGGGAACGCCGCACACTGCTCGACGTGATGCGCGACCGTTCGCGCACGACGCTCGTCCTGGCCGTTTCCGGCGGGATGTACGCCGAGGGAGTCGACTACCGTGGGGAGATGCTGAAGTGTGTGGTCGTGGTCGGCCCTTCACTTCCGACGGTGAGCTTCGAGCAGAAACTTCTCGAAGCCTACTACCAGGAACACTTCGAGGCGGGTTTCGAGTACGCGTTTCTGATCCCCGGGATGACGCGCGTCGTTCAGTCGGCCGGCCGCGTCATCCGGAGCGAGACCGACACCGGGGTGATCGTCCTGATGTGCCGCCGGTTCATGCGCCATCAGTACAACCGTCTCTTCCCGACGCACTGGTACGATTCCTCCCCCTCGGAGCTCGTCAGCCGCTCTCCCGAAGCCGACGTCGCCCGCTTCACCGAGCGGATCAACCAGCCTCAGATGAGACTCTTCTCTTGA
- a CDS encoding tyrosine-protein phosphatase encodes MTRRKVLVVVAGLLVLALTVLFIRARMPREVAPGVWRSAQPGMRTIRVLVEHEGLQSIINLRGDNPKSGWYQTEQHAVERFDLDYAEYRFETFEPPPRTETVGFVEDLISKPKPVLMHCRSGFDRSGWAAANARILAGEPIDEALDEMTPLRGHVCDPSTCPLHGFFTQYQQRLNDQGRTHSPATFVDWVTHEYAPRRYDARISIASVPMTAVAPAAPLHFQVEVSNRSSRQWIATDDRSRGVRLGARIIGPWTGEPPANAESMFRRHRSPARDVYRSDNRIIDIGESVVFDVSLVAPSEPGGYTIQFDMVDEHVGWFSEWGWPGAIVDFTVARE; translated from the coding sequence TTGACCCGACGGAAGGTTCTGGTCGTCGTCGCCGGGCTCCTCGTTCTGGCGTTGACCGTTCTTTTCATCCGAGCCCGAATGCCGAGAGAGGTGGCGCCCGGAGTCTGGCGATCGGCCCAACCAGGGATGCGGACGATTCGAGTCCTCGTCGAGCACGAAGGGCTCCAGTCGATCATCAATCTGCGTGGCGACAATCCGAAGTCGGGCTGGTACCAGACCGAACAGCACGCGGTCGAAAGATTCGATCTCGACTACGCCGAGTATCGTTTCGAGACGTTCGAGCCTCCTCCTCGAACCGAAACCGTCGGATTCGTCGAAGACCTCATCTCGAAGCCCAAACCGGTTCTGATGCACTGCCGGAGCGGGTTCGATCGAAGCGGCTGGGCAGCGGCGAACGCTCGGATCCTCGCGGGTGAGCCGATCGACGAAGCGCTCGATGAGATGACACCCCTGCGCGGACACGTTTGTGATCCCTCGACCTGCCCTCTCCACGGCTTTTTCACGCAATACCAGCAACGGCTGAACGACCAGGGCCGGACACACTCCCCGGCGACCTTCGTCGACTGGGTCACTCACGAATACGCGCCGCGACGCTATGACGCGCGCATCTCGATCGCTAGCGTGCCGATGACTGCCGTCGCTCCTGCTGCGCCTCTCCATTTCCAGGTTGAGGTCTCGAATCGTTCCTCCCGGCAATGGATCGCCACCGATGATCGCTCCCGAGGCGTGCGCCTCGGAGCTCGCATCATCGGACCATGGACCGGGGAGCCACCCGCCAACGCCGAGAGTATGTTCCGCCGGCACCGCTCTCCTGCTCGCGACGTGTACCGGTCGGATAACCGGATTATCGACATCGGTGAGTCGGTCGTGTTCGACGTATCGCTCGTCGCTCCGTCCGAGCCTGGCGGCTACACGATCCAGTTCGACATGGTCGACGAGCACGTCGGATGGTTCAGCGAATGGGGATGGCCCGGAGCGATCGTCGACTTCACCGTCGCCCGGGAGTAA
- a CDS encoding TIGR00282 family metallophosphoesterase, which translates to MVRILYIGDVVGKPGRVALHELLPGVIDRDRVDLTIVNIENSAGGFGITVPILEELSELPIDLFTTGNHVWDKKDFVEVLDDLDNIIRPANYPAGVPGRGWATRTTAAGTEVAVIQLMGQVFMPPCTNPFHEIDTILDEIETKVILVDIHCEATSEKQAMGRHLDGRVSAVFGTHTHVPTADERILPEGTAFQTDIGMTGPYDGIIGFRPDEILHRFLMNTPSRMEVAKRDVRMCGVLVDVDESSGRASDVRRIDQRLAD; encoded by the coding sequence ATGGTTCGGATCCTCTACATCGGAGACGTCGTCGGGAAGCCCGGAAGAGTGGCGCTGCATGAGCTCCTCCCGGGTGTCATCGATCGCGACCGGGTGGACCTCACCATCGTCAACATCGAAAACTCCGCCGGCGGTTTCGGGATCACCGTTCCCATCCTGGAGGAGCTTTCCGAGCTTCCGATCGATCTCTTTACCACCGGCAATCACGTCTGGGACAAGAAGGATTTCGTGGAAGTGCTCGACGATCTCGACAACATCATCCGTCCGGCGAATTATCCGGCCGGAGTCCCCGGCAGAGGATGGGCGACGCGAACCACAGCCGCGGGGACCGAAGTCGCCGTCATTCAGCTGATGGGACAGGTGTTCATGCCTCCCTGCACCAACCCGTTCCACGAGATCGACACAATCCTCGACGAGATCGAAACGAAAGTCATTCTCGTCGACATCCACTGCGAAGCGACATCGGAAAAGCAGGCGATGGGGCGTCATCTCGACGGGCGGGTCTCCGCGGTGTTCGGAACCCACACGCACGTGCCGACCGCCGACGAGCGCATCCTTCCCGAAGGGACCGCATTCCAGACCGACATCGGGATGACCGGGCCGTATGACGGCATCATCGGATTCAGACCCGACGAGATCCTCCATCGGTTTCTGATGAATACTCCGAGCAGGATGGAAGTCGCGAAACGCGACGTCCGGATGTGCGGAGTGCTCGTCGACGTCGACGAGTCGAGCGGACGCGCGAGCGATGTCCGAAGAATCGATCAGCGCCTCGCCGACTGA
- a CDS encoding TonB family protein, which produces MFETTAIESRIQKRNKSRGWTLALAIMLHVIAISVIVIATVWTMKLPASPPDQPLLYIAELDIPLPLPPPAGPPDPPAEPISRNDEQQTATEPIVEVEVPVETPHEIPVILPSEVVETPGDGGDSETGKPGNDGTRGGGDEFGVDYDQVFQPGVFGVSRAAILSSVDPVYPRTAIMSRMEGYVIVQGIVGRDGRPRDIEVVRSSHVIFREPALNAIGQYRFKPGEINGRAVDTRFTLTVNFQLTR; this is translated from the coding sequence ATGTTCGAGACCACCGCAATTGAGTCACGAATCCAGAAGCGAAACAAAAGCCGGGGTTGGACGCTGGCTCTCGCGATCATGCTGCACGTGATCGCGATCAGTGTCATCGTCATCGCAACGGTGTGGACGATGAAGCTGCCCGCCTCGCCGCCGGATCAGCCCCTGCTCTACATCGCGGAGCTCGACATCCCGCTTCCTCTGCCCCCTCCGGCGGGACCACCGGATCCTCCGGCCGAACCGATCTCGCGAAACGACGAACAGCAGACCGCGACCGAGCCGATCGTCGAGGTCGAAGTCCCAGTCGAGACGCCGCACGAGATTCCCGTGATCCTACCCTCCGAGGTCGTCGAGACTCCGGGTGATGGTGGAGACTCCGAGACGGGGAAGCCCGGCAACGATGGCACGCGGGGTGGCGGCGACGAGTTCGGCGTCGACTACGACCAGGTATTTCAACCCGGCGTCTTCGGAGTATCGCGAGCGGCGATTCTCTCGAGCGTCGACCCGGTCTACCCTCGCACCGCGATCATGTCCAGGATGGAAGGCTACGTGATCGTGCAGGGGATTGTCGGACGCGACGGCAGGCCACGAGACATCGAGGTCGTCCGTTCATCCCACGTCATCTTTCGCGAGCCGGCACTGAACGCGATCGGGCAATACCGGTTCAAGCCGGGAGAAATCAACGGGAGGGCGGTCGACACACGATTCACTCTGACCGTGAACTTTCAACTGACCCGCTGA